Proteins from a single region of Rhipicephalus sanguineus isolate Rsan-2018 chromosome 5, BIME_Rsan_1.4, whole genome shotgun sequence:
- the LOC119392968 gene encoding glycine-rich protein: MKAGLALLLLVAMVAATFAGYIGYGGYGGYGGYGGYGGYGGYGGYGIGYGIGHYGGYGGYGGYGGYGGYGGYGKYGGYGGYGYHG, from the coding sequence CTTGCTCTGCTTCTTCTCGTCGCCATGGTTGCTGCCACCTTCGCCGGATACATTGGCTACGGCGGATACGGAGGCTACGGAGGCTATGGCGGCTACGGTGGCTACGGCGGCTACGGAGGCTATGGCATCGGCTACGGCATCGGCCACTACGGCGGATACGGTGGCTACGGCGGTTATGGAGGCTACGGTGGTTACGGCGGCTACGGAAAGTACGGAGGCTACGGTGGCTACGGCTACCACGGCTAA
- the LOC119392969 gene encoding neuropeptide-like protein 31 — protein sequence MKAVLALAVLCMAAAVSYAGYGYGLGHYGGYGGYGGYGGYGGYGGYGGYGGYGHGYGGYGGYGRGYGGYGGYGGYGHGYGGYGHGHGGYGHGYGFKKIIYGHGYGHGGYGHGGHGGYGHGYYG from the exons ATGAAAGCCGTG CTCGCGCTCGCTGTTCTGTGCATGGCAGCTGCCGTCTCCTATGCTGGCTACGGCTATGGCCTTGGACACTACGGTGGCTATGGTGGCTACGGCGGATATGGCGGCTATGGTGGTTATGGCGGCTACGGAGGATATGGTGGATACGGTCACGGATATGGAGGTTATGGCGGTTACGGCCGTGGCTACGGAGGATATGGTGGTTACGGAGGTTACGGCCATGGATACGGCGGCTACGGTCACGGTCACGGAGGCTATGGTCACGGATACGGATTCAAGAAGATAATCTACGGCCATGGATATGGTCATGGCGGTTACGGTCACGGAGGACACGGAGGTTACGGCCATGGCTATTACGGATAA